A stretch of Desulfobacterales bacterium DNA encodes these proteins:
- a CDS encoding AAA family ATPase, with amino-acid sequence MQDTIEALRAAMLENGISCQTEIIPDDELHRFKPEDRNNPDAWYVLHLDGIPAGSYGDWKTGASFTWCEKNQSEMTQPERAEYTRHIEAQKQRRDAEQKKIHGKARQEALKIWEAASPATQEHPYLKRKQVQPYGVKVDEQGRLVVPARDADGKIHTIERITPDGEKRFLKNGAKQGFFFEIPGSTETVYICEGFSTSASIHQATGRHTVCSFDCGNLKPVAAAIRKKYPNSKIVIAADNDQTKPGNPGLTAARAAAKATGAEVAVPEFKKGKAKLSDFNDLATEEGVEEVKRQLEKSAKGPDVPKGYNASELMDIVFPEIKWAIPDILPEGLNILGGKPKQGKSIFALNTGIAVSSGGKALGKIDVEMGSVIYLALEDTPRRLQQRLRQMLRHGGKASNKLHLFTEWPRADKGGLELLETEIKKHGDTRLVIIDTLAKFRPTDRGANKSLYDVDYQHVAEIKSLADRYTVTILLIHHLRKMEADDIMDTFSGSLGLTGAADGLLALARKTGQADAVLHINGRDVEAAEFALKFDPEFMSWQLLGDAGEVQDTQKQQALFDALKDAEEALTPKELSEITGLNYKYITKTLPKLLKLNAISKIERGKYIYMVEGLGGLGGKGDIGGLGGKRQYSFDSPRLTPWGVKGRGISKASNDNGLQLKTPIIPIVPYTPNEVTI; translated from the coding sequence ATGCAAGACACTATTGAAGCCTTACGGGCGGCGATGCTGGAAAACGGGATCAGCTGCCAAACTGAAATCATACCGGATGACGAACTCCACAGGTTCAAGCCAGAGGACCGAAATAATCCTGATGCCTGGTATGTGCTTCACTTGGACGGAATCCCGGCGGGAAGCTACGGGGATTGGAAAACCGGGGCGTCGTTTACTTGGTGTGAAAAAAACCAAAGTGAAATGACACAGCCTGAACGGGCCGAGTACACCCGGCATATCGAAGCGCAGAAGCAACGGCGCGATGCCGAGCAAAAAAAGATCCACGGGAAAGCCCGACAGGAAGCCTTGAAGATATGGGAGGCAGCGTCACCGGCAACGCAGGAGCACCCCTATCTCAAACGAAAACAGGTTCAGCCTTATGGTGTCAAAGTCGATGAGCAAGGGCGGCTTGTGGTCCCTGCCAGGGATGCGGACGGCAAGATTCACACGATAGAACGGATCACGCCAGACGGAGAAAAGCGATTTTTGAAAAACGGCGCGAAGCAGGGCTTTTTCTTTGAGATCCCTGGCAGCACCGAAACCGTTTATATCTGCGAAGGATTCTCGACCAGCGCAAGCATCCACCAGGCAACAGGAAGGCATACCGTTTGTTCATTCGATTGTGGCAATCTGAAACCAGTGGCCGCGGCGATCCGTAAAAAATATCCTAATTCAAAAATTGTTATCGCGGCAGACAACGACCAAACGAAACCCGGTAATCCGGGATTGACAGCGGCACGAGCAGCAGCAAAGGCAACCGGGGCGGAAGTTGCCGTTCCTGAATTTAAGAAGGGAAAAGCCAAATTGAGTGACTTCAACGATCTTGCAACTGAGGAGGGGGTTGAGGAAGTCAAGAGACAGCTGGAAAAATCAGCAAAAGGACCGGATGTGCCAAAAGGTTACAACGCCTCAGAGTTGATGGATATTGTCTTTCCAGAAATCAAGTGGGCCATACCCGATATCTTACCGGAGGGGTTGAACATCCTGGGCGGCAAACCCAAACAAGGCAAATCTATTTTTGCACTGAACACAGGCATTGCCGTTTCATCCGGGGGCAAGGCATTGGGAAAAATCGACGTTGAAATGGGATCGGTTATCTATCTTGCATTAGAGGATACCCCGCGACGCCTTCAGCAACGCTTACGGCAAATGTTACGGCACGGCGGAAAAGCATCAAATAAACTGCATTTGTTTACGGAGTGGCCGAGGGCGGATAAAGGCGGCCTTGAACTCCTGGAAACGGAAATCAAAAAACATGGAGACACAAGGCTTGTCATTATTGACACCCTGGCAAAATTCAGACCGACTGACCGCGGAGCGAATAAAAGCTTGTATGATGTGGACTATCAGCATGTGGCGGAAATCAAGAGCCTTGCCGACAGATACACCGTCACCATTCTATTGATCCACCATTTAAGGAAAATGGAAGCCGATGACATAATGGATACCTTCAGCGGGAGCCTGGGACTTACAGGCGCGGCCGATGGCCTGCTCGCATTGGCAAGGAAAACCGGACAAGCGGATGCCGTTCTTCATATCAACGGGCGGGACGTTGAGGCGGCGGAATTTGCTTTAAAATTTGATCCCGAGTTCATGTCATGGCAGTTGCTGGGCGATGCCGGAGAAGTCCAGGACACGCAAAAACAACAAGCACTTTTCGACGCTTTGAAGGATGCCGAAGAAGCACTCACGCCAAAGGAACTATCTGAAATTACAGGATTAAATTACAAATATATCACCAAGACATTACCCAAGCTGTTAAAGCTCAACGCCATAAGTAAGATAGAGAGAGGAAAATATATATATATGGTGGAGGGTTTAGGGGGGTTAGGGGGTAAAGGGGACATTGGGGGTTTAGGGGGTAAACGTCAATACAGCTTCGATTCACCCCGCTTAACCCCCTGGGGGGTAAAAGGTAGGGGCATTTCCAAAGCCAGTAATGACAATGGTCTTCAGCTGAAAACCCCCATTATCCCCATTGTCCCCTATACCCCAAACGAGGTGACAATTTGA
- a CDS encoding BRO family protein: protein MSNVIPFNYNSKEVRVIKDESGNPWWVAKDVCDVLDIKNATQAISILDDDERSMQNIGRQGEANIINESGLYALIIRSNKPQSKPFRKWVTSEVLTSIRKTGSYKAPNQKPATLLPIDREFRAAVRMAKAAGLKGNQAVLSANRLTREMTGSAPLQLLEITHLESATKEAHLTPSDIGKQLGLSGRKVNKTLAANGLQTAYRDHKDRLRWKPTPKGAAYSVAKDTGKKHSDGTPVVQLFWLDSVLDSLKMLAAA, encoded by the coding sequence ATGAGTAACGTTATTCCATTCAACTACAATTCAAAAGAGGTAAGAGTAATCAAGGATGAATCGGGAAATCCATGGTGGGTTGCAAAGGATGTTTGTGACGTCCTTGATATCAAAAACGCGACACAGGCAATAAGCATTCTTGACGATGATGAACGGTCTATGCAAAACATAGGTCGTCAAGGTGAGGCAAATATTATCAATGAATCAGGGCTTTATGCTTTAATCATCCGCAGCAACAAACCCCAATCAAAACCATTTCGCAAATGGGTAACATCTGAAGTTCTTACATCTATTCGCAAAACAGGAAGCTATAAAGCGCCAAATCAGAAACCAGCCACTCTCCTACCGATTGACCGGGAATTCCGGGCTGCCGTCAGAATGGCGAAAGCTGCTGGGCTAAAGGGCAATCAGGCAGTACTCTCAGCAAACCGTCTCACCAGAGAAATGACAGGTTCGGCACCGCTACAATTACTGGAGATCACCCATCTTGAATCAGCTACCAAAGAAGCCCACCTGACCCCGTCCGACATCGGCAAACAGCTTGGCCTATCCGGACGAAAAGTTAACAAGACACTTGCTGCGAATGGGCTCCAGACAGCCTACAGGGATCATAAAGACAGGCTGAGATGGAAACCCACACCGAAGGGCGCGGCATATTCTGTCGCCAAGGACACAGGGAAAAAGCACAGCGACGGAACGCCGGTTGTCCAACTGTTCTGGCTCGATTCGGTGCTTGACTCGCTGAAAATGTTGGCTGCTGCATAA
- a CDS encoding tetratricopeptide repeat protein, whose translation MTSFQRYKSVFFILLSLIIFSSCATQTPNIDAYSAESDKAKDFNAILKEEISYFDKEISYYRSNDGFDGDVVFAYVETGQYSIAIRECKKAINLNPDNAIAHVILGAAYFESEEYMDAIEAFKQVSKIKPDCSVMHFALGTAYLGAEQYSKAINEFKQALKIKPDCSLMHFGLGTAYLATGQYSKATRAFKQVVKINPDFAEAHAYLGLAYLHLKQNTKAFKSCKQAIRINPDCAQAHFGLGTAYRRLKEYSDAIKAFKQAIRIKSDFADAHLGLSLSYFSLKQYADAIKAGEKVLKINPDCADAHKMLWAAYLGLGLSYFDSKQYTDAIKMCEKCLKINPDCAVAHTLLGHVYSLLENTDAALEEYKILKTLDKDRANQLFNIIYK comes from the coding sequence ATGACTTCATTCCAGAGATACAAGTCAGTATTTTTTATTTTGCTTTCATTAATTATTTTTTCAAGTTGTGCAACACAAACACCTAATATTGATGCCTATTCCGCTGAAAGTGACAAGGCTAAAGATTTTAATGCTATTTTAAAAGAAGAAATATCATATTTTGATAAAGAAATATCATATTATCGATCAAATGACGGATTCGATGGAGACGTGGTATTTGCCTATGTTGAAACAGGGCAATATTCGATAGCGATCAGGGAATGCAAAAAGGCTATAAATCTTAACCCTGATAATGCTATAGCGCATGTCATTTTAGGAGCGGCCTATTTTGAATCAGAGGAATATATGGATGCAATTGAAGCATTCAAACAGGTTTCCAAAATAAAACCTGATTGCTCCGTGATGCATTTTGCATTAGGGACTGCATATTTAGGAGCAGAACAATATTCCAAAGCAATCAATGAATTCAAACAGGCGCTCAAAATAAAACCTGATTGTTCATTGATGCATTTTGGATTAGGGACTGCATATTTAGCAACGGGACAATATTCAAAAGCAACCAGAGCATTCAAGCAGGTTGTCAAAATAAACCCTGATTTTGCAGAAGCGCATGCCTATTTAGGGCTTGCGTACCTGCATTTAAAACAAAATACAAAAGCATTCAAGTCTTGTAAGCAGGCTATTCGAATCAACCCTGATTGTGCACAAGCGCATTTTGGATTAGGAACTGCGTATCGTCGCTTAAAAGAATATTCAGATGCGATCAAGGCATTCAAACAAGCTATTCGAATTAAGTCAGATTTCGCAGACGCACATCTTGGATTAAGCCTTTCTTATTTTAGTTTAAAACAATATGCAGACGCAATAAAGGCAGGGGAGAAAGTGCTTAAAATCAACCCTGATTGTGCAGATGCACATAAGATGTTATGGGCTGCATATCTTGGATTAGGTCTTTCTTATTTTGATTCAAAACAATATACAGATGCAATCAAGATGTGTGAGAAATGTCTTAAAATCAACCCTGATTGTGCAGTTGCGCATACTCTTTTAGGGCATGTCTATTCTTTATTGGAAAATACAGATGCAGCTCTTGAGGAATATAAAATTCTCAAGACCCTCGACAAAGATCGAGCAAACCAATTATTCAATATAATTTACAAGTAA
- a CDS encoding type II toxin-antitoxin system YhaV family toxin: protein MSQSNGKPWGLISFSLFKDQLIKLVDEVENIKNNQPEKFRSHPKFILLQGIQKCITSDIPNNPNHRRFLLGNTLGSRYKHFRRAKRLLPNRYRLFFIFNSRVKEIIYIWLNDPSTLRKAGARTDVYAVFKKKLDAHAIPDTFEGLKEQSSQLNLSS, encoded by the coding sequence GTGTCGCAAAGCAACGGAAAACCTTGGGGGCTTATTTCTTTTTCGTTATTTAAAGATCAGCTTATTAAGCTTGTTGACGAAGTTGAAAACATTAAAAACAATCAGCCTGAAAAATTCCGAAGTCATCCGAAATTCATATTATTACAAGGGATACAAAAATGTATAACGTCTGACATTCCAAACAATCCCAATCATCGCCGTTTTTTGCTTGGTAACACATTGGGGTCCAGATATAAGCATTTTCGTCGAGCCAAAAGGCTTCTACCTAATAGGTATCGCCTTTTTTTTATATTTAATAGTCGTGTTAAGGAAATTATTTATATTTGGTTAAATGATCCCTCCACGCTTAGGAAAGCAGGAGCAAGGACTGACGTTTATGCGGTGTTTAAAAAAAAATTAGATGCCCACGCCATACCTGATACGTTTGAGGGCTTGAAAGAACAATCAAGTCAATTAAATCTAAGTTCTTAA
- a CDS encoding PLDc N-terminal domain-containing protein has product MVFITIGLFFFILNCCAFIDIAFKEFGSRGRKILWFIVALVPFIGCVIYFLTGFWQGKKPSGIRTVDFE; this is encoded by the coding sequence ATGGTTTTTATTACGATCGGGTTGTTCTTTTTTATCTTGAACTGCTGTGCATTCATTGATATTGCCTTCAAGGAATTTGGATCACGCGGCCGTAAAATTCTCTGGTTTATCGTTGCCCTTGTCCCGTTTATCGGCTGCGTCATCTATTTTCTGACAGGCTTCTGGCAGGGAAAAAAGCCATCCGGAATCCGGACAGTGGATTTTGAATAA
- a CDS encoding lytic murein transglycosylase, whose product MLLFRRICREFLPVFLGIVFCLSFGLVTPAVAQEMGNYFDALQKRLISDGYDESLIHDLYSQPDVGFEIRGVSLFLRHTEAKLDYDQFTTSTSIDKARNYMKNHAAGLSAAEQAYGVDKTVVTAIILVETRLGTVVGGRSIINSLSTMAALLDRGVRDSFWDRVADRSDMPKDQFEKWADRRSVWAYKELKAFLTYTDRESIQPWTIAGSYAGALGIAQFMPTNALALAKDGNSDGKINLFDHADAIASIANYLKYHGWKSGMSDEQSSKVIYRYNHSKYYVNTILKISKLLKG is encoded by the coding sequence ATGTTGCTGTTCAGACGGATTTGCCGGGAGTTTCTGCCCGTTTTCCTGGGCATTGTTTTCTGCCTTTCGTTCGGTCTGGTCACCCCTGCCGTGGCGCAGGAAATGGGTAATTATTTTGATGCCCTTCAGAAACGGCTTATTTCAGACGGCTACGATGAATCGTTGATTCATGATCTGTACAGTCAACCGGATGTTGGGTTTGAAATCCGGGGAGTGTCTCTGTTTTTGAGACACACTGAAGCCAAACTCGATTACGATCAGTTCACCACCTCAACGTCCATCGACAAGGCCCGAAATTATATGAAGAACCATGCCGCGGGGCTCTCGGCGGCGGAGCAGGCCTACGGAGTAGATAAAACGGTGGTCACGGCCATCATCCTGGTGGAAACCCGGTTGGGAACCGTAGTCGGGGGGCGGTCCATCATAAATTCCCTGTCCACCATGGCGGCGCTGTTGGATCGCGGTGTCAGGGACAGCTTCTGGGACAGGGTCGCTGACCGGTCCGATATGCCGAAAGATCAGTTTGAAAAATGGGCGGATCGACGATCGGTGTGGGCATATAAGGAACTGAAAGCATTTTTGACCTATACAGATCGGGAATCCATTCAGCCCTGGACCATCGCCGGATCCTACGCCGGGGCACTGGGAATCGCCCAGTTCATGCCGACCAATGCCCTTGCGCTGGCTAAGGATGGAAACAGCGACGGGAAAATCAATTTGTTTGATCATGCCGATGCCATTGCCAGCATCGCCAACTACCTGAAATATCATGGCTGGAAATCCGGGATGTCTGACGAACAGTCTTCGAAGGTTATCTACCGGTATAATCACAGTAAATATTATGTGAATACCATCTTAAAGATCAGCAAGCTATTGAAAGGGTAA
- a CDS encoding histidinol-phosphatase, which translates to MIDYHVHTRLCNHATGAMADYVRRAIALGFREICFLDHLTLQPAGKVQSMTPDQVPLYFQAVQALKEQFSDVIDVKAGLETDYDPAYIRALEDIIQTYTFDVIGSSLHFLDGKNIVSRSSDWAHGKWEADDLVARYLETLDNMLEYNYFDIVCHLDLMKKFGRVPNRSFETQLDQILSKIQAKGLTVEVNTSGWDHPAGEAYPSGAILKKCCESGIAITLGSDAHRPEDVGRHYDRAIPMLVAAGCRFLATFTKRSRIMIPLPPVPRQ; encoded by the coding sequence ATGATAGATTATCACGTCCATACCCGATTGTGCAACCACGCGACAGGCGCCATGGCGGACTATGTCCGGCGGGCGATTGCGCTGGGGTTCAGGGAAATATGCTTTCTGGATCATCTGACGCTACAGCCGGCCGGCAAGGTCCAGTCCATGACGCCGGATCAGGTGCCGTTGTATTTTCAGGCTGTTCAGGCGCTGAAGGAGCAGTTTAGCGATGTGATCGATGTCAAGGCCGGGCTTGAAACAGATTATGATCCGGCATACATTCGGGCACTTGAAGACATCATACAAACGTATACCTTTGATGTGATCGGATCATCGCTGCATTTTCTGGATGGCAAAAATATCGTGAGCCGTTCATCTGACTGGGCGCACGGGAAATGGGAGGCCGATGATCTGGTGGCCCGTTACCTTGAAACGCTTGACAATATGCTGGAATATAATTATTTCGATATCGTATGTCATCTGGATCTGATGAAAAAGTTCGGCCGGGTACCGAACCGGTCCTTTGAAACGCAACTGGACCAGATTCTTTCAAAGATTCAGGCAAAAGGTCTGACCGTCGAAGTCAATACCAGCGGCTGGGATCATCCGGCAGGGGAGGCGTATCCCTCGGGTGCCATACTGAAAAAATGCTGCGAGTCGGGCATTGCCATTACACTGGGTTCAGATGCGCATCGTCCTGAAGATGTCGGCCGCCATTATGACAGGGCCATTCCGATGCTGGTGGCAGCCGGTTGTCGTTTCCTGGCGACATTCACAAAACGGAGCCGGATCATGATTCCCTTACCACCTGTCCCCAGACAATAA
- the radA gene encoding DNA repair protein RadA, with translation MKKSIKTIFCCQSCGYQAPKWMGKCPECNQWQTFVEETQVARPAKGTPRAGMNSSRPVAIDSIPMDTEPRRLSGINEFDRVLGGGLVPGSLILIGGDPGIGKSTLMLQALHGLASQTHKVLYISGEESILQLRLRSMRLGTLTPHMLVVSEIDVGSILSMVDSIKPAVLAIDSIQTMYSSDLSSAPGSVSQIRESTLKLMLMAKQTGIPVFLIGHVTKDGAIAGPRLLEHMVDTVLYFEGDRNHIFRILRSVKNRFGSTNEIGVFEMKEKGLEEVANPSSVFLAERPVNAPGSAVTACMEGTRPILIELQALASSSSLGTPRRTILGLDPNRVALLVAVLEKKLGMQLMGHDIFMNVAGGVKVYEPAVDLGIISAVASSFLDRPIPGNTAILGEVGLTGEIRAISHVELRVSEACKMGFTRCLVPRSNLKRIPPIPDVEFIGTQSVSQAVEVLF, from the coding sequence TTGAAAAAAAGCATCAAAACGATTTTCTGCTGCCAGTCCTGCGGCTATCAAGCCCCCAAATGGATGGGCAAATGCCCGGAATGCAATCAGTGGCAGACATTTGTCGAAGAAACCCAGGTCGCCAGGCCTGCGAAAGGCACCCCCCGGGCAGGCATGAATTCTTCCCGGCCGGTTGCCATCGACTCCATCCCCATGGATACAGAACCTCGCAGATTAAGCGGGATCAATGAATTTGACCGGGTACTGGGCGGCGGACTCGTTCCGGGCTCGCTGATTCTGATCGGTGGCGATCCGGGTATCGGAAAATCGACGCTCATGCTTCAGGCCCTTCACGGACTTGCCTCACAAACTCATAAAGTGCTTTATATCTCCGGGGAAGAATCCATTCTCCAGCTCAGACTAAGGAGCATGCGCCTTGGCACCCTTACGCCTCATATGCTGGTGGTATCGGAAATCGATGTGGGATCGATTCTGTCCATGGTGGATTCCATAAAACCGGCGGTCCTGGCGATCGACTCCATTCAGACCATGTACAGCAGCGATCTGTCATCTGCTCCGGGAAGTGTCAGTCAGATCAGGGAATCCACCCTGAAACTGATGCTCATGGCAAAACAGACCGGTATCCCCGTATTTTTAATCGGTCACGTGACCAAAGACGGGGCTATCGCAGGACCGCGGCTGCTGGAGCATATGGTGGATACAGTCCTGTACTTTGAGGGAGACCGCAACCATATATTCAGAATTCTTCGCTCGGTGAAAAACCGGTTCGGCTCCACCAACGAAATCGGCGTATTTGAAATGAAGGAAAAGGGCCTCGAAGAAGTGGCCAATCCATCCAGCGTATTTCTTGCCGAACGACCGGTGAATGCACCGGGTTCCGCGGTAACCGCCTGCATGGAAGGCACCCGGCCCATCCTGATTGAACTCCAGGCGCTGGCCAGCTCAAGCAGCCTGGGAACGCCCAGACGGACGATTCTCGGGTTAGACCCGAACCGGGTGGCGCTGCTGGTCGCCGTGCTTGAAAAAAAACTCGGCATGCAGTTGATGGGCCATGATATTTTCATGAATGTTGCCGGCGGGGTAAAAGTATATGAACCGGCTGTAGATCTGGGAATTATTTCGGCCGTCGCCTCAAGCTTTCTGGACCGGCCCATACCCGGCAACACTGCAATTCTGGGCGAAGTCGGACTGACCGGTGAAATCCGGGCGATCAGCCATGTGGAATTACGGGTATCGGAAGCCTGCAAAATGGGATTTACCCGATGTCTGGTTCCCAGAAGCAACCTCAAACGCATACCGCCGATACCAGATGTCGAATTTATCGGGACACAAAGCGTTTCTCAGGCAGTGGAAGTCCTGTTTTAA
- a CDS encoding RlmE family RNA methyltransferase, with protein MKQSKFKKNPWEDHYSRQAKKDNYPARSVYKLQEIQKKFGLIKKGDHVLDLGCAPGSWIKYAASLTGTTGRVAGMDLKPVTICLPPHAECHTRDIFSENTDLWAAIGTGFDVVLSDMAPDTSGNKFVDAAKSYNLCEAALSIARRILKPGGAFVCKIFQGEDFKQFSEIVKTEFTLQKIYKPQSCRKASNEIYIIGMGKK; from the coding sequence ATGAAGCAATCCAAATTTAAAAAAAACCCGTGGGAAGATCATTATTCCCGCCAGGCAAAAAAAGATAATTATCCGGCCAGGTCCGTATACAAACTTCAGGAAATACAGAAAAAATTCGGCCTTATCAAAAAAGGAGATCATGTGCTGGATCTGGGTTGCGCGCCGGGCTCGTGGATAAAGTATGCCGCGTCATTGACCGGCACAACCGGCCGGGTTGCAGGCATGGACCTGAAACCGGTCACTATCTGCCTGCCACCACATGCCGAATGCCATACCCGTGACATTTTTTCCGAAAACACGGACCTGTGGGCCGCCATTGGAACCGGCTTTGACGTTGTGCTGAGCGACATGGCACCGGACACATCCGGCAACAAATTCGTTGATGCGGCCAAATCATATAACCTCTGTGAGGCGGCGCTGTCAATTGCACGCAGGATTCTCAAACCCGGCGGCGCATTTGTCTGCAAAATATTTCAGGGCGAAGATTTTAAACAATTTTCAGAAATCGTAAAAACCGAATTCACTCTACAAAAAATTTACAAGCCCCAAAGCTGCCGGAAGGCGAGCAATGAAATCTATATCATCGGCATGGGGAAAAAATAG
- a CDS encoding YebC/PmpR family DNA-binding transcriptional regulator, with the protein MSGHNKWSSIKHKKGAADAKRGKVFTKLIKEITVAARSGGGDPDANPRLRSAILAAKSENMPKDNIERAVKKGTGELDGVTYEEANYEGYGPGGAAVLIESLTDNKNRAVADIRYIFNKAGGNMGENGCVSWMFDKKGYLEFEKSAVEEELLMETALEAGAEDVREVDDSFEVITAPQDFEAIKTAIDEKNIPYIGAEITMLPQTTVNLAGKEAEQMIRLMDNLEDCDDVQKVYTNADIPDDLVE; encoded by the coding sequence ATGTCAGGACATAATAAATGGTCTAGCATCAAACATAAAAAAGGCGCAGCGGATGCCAAACGCGGCAAGGTATTCACCAAACTGATTAAAGAAATTACGGTTGCCGCTCGCAGCGGCGGTGGTGATCCGGATGCAAACCCCCGACTGAGATCCGCCATTCTGGCTGCCAAAAGCGAAAACATGCCCAAAGACAACATCGAACGGGCCGTCAAAAAAGGCACCGGAGAGCTTGACGGCGTCACCTATGAAGAAGCCAACTACGAAGGATATGGTCCCGGAGGGGCCGCCGTACTGATTGAATCCCTCACCGACAACAAAAACCGGGCCGTTGCCGATATCCGGTATATTTTCAACAAAGCCGGCGGAAATATGGGTGAAAACGGATGCGTATCATGGATGTTCGATAAAAAAGGCTATCTCGAATTTGAAAAAAGCGCCGTGGAAGAGGAACTGCTGATGGAAACCGCCCTGGAAGCCGGGGCCGAAGACGTACGCGAAGTGGATGACAGCTTTGAGGTTATTACCGCTCCCCAGGATTTTGAAGCGATCAAGACCGCCATCGACGAAAAAAATATCCCATACATTGGGGCTGAAATCACCATGCTGCCGCAGACCACGGTGAACCTGGCGGGAAAAGAAGCCGAGCAGATGATCCGACTGATGGACAATCTGGAAGACTGCGACGATGTCCAGAAAGTCTACACAAACGCAGATATCCCTGACGATTTGGTGGAATAA
- the nadA gene encoding quinolinate synthase NadA — MKEKIRNLLKRRNAVMLAHNYEPPEIQDVADICGDSLELSILAAQTDAEVIVFCGVHFMAETASILSPDKTVLLPCTDAGCPMADMITPNALKARIEELGPIPVVTYVNSPASVKALSTICCTSANAVEVVNSLEENEILMAPDRNLARYTASRTRKTIHLWEGYCPIHDRLTPGHIQQARLAHPDAVVLAHPECRPETLALADVVVSTSGMLRYARSSEKRSFIVGTEAGMIYPLKKACPDKAFYPASPAMVCQDMKKITLEDVLRCLEYMEGEVKVPEDIRKPAFSAVKRMVDLAR; from the coding sequence ATGAAGGAAAAAATTAGAAATCTGCTTAAGCGGCGAAACGCTGTCATGCTTGCGCACAATTATGAGCCGCCTGAAATTCAGGATGTTGCCGATATCTGTGGTGATTCACTGGAACTGAGCATCCTTGCGGCGCAGACCGATGCTGAGGTTATCGTTTTTTGCGGTGTTCATTTTATGGCCGAAACGGCCTCGATCCTGTCGCCGGATAAGACCGTACTGCTGCCCTGTACGGATGCGGGCTGCCCCATGGCCGATATGATCACCCCCAATGCGTTGAAAGCCAGGATAGAAGAACTCGGCCCCATTCCGGTCGTTACCTATGTCAATTCTCCGGCATCGGTCAAGGCACTTTCCACCATCTGCTGTACGTCAGCCAATGCGGTTGAGGTAGTCAACAGCCTGGAGGAAAATGAGATTCTGATGGCGCCGGACCGGAACCTGGCCAGATATACGGCATCGCGGACCCGTAAAACCATTCATCTGTGGGAAGGGTATTGCCCCATTCATGACCGGCTCACACCGGGACATATTCAGCAGGCCAGGCTGGCCCATCCGGATGCCGTGGTCCTGGCCCATCCCGAATGCCGTCCCGAAACCCTGGCCCTGGCCGATGTGGTGGTCAGTACCTCGGGCATGCTTCGCTATGCCAGGTCTTCTGAAAAACGCAGCTTTATCGTGGGGACTGAAGCGGGGATGATATATCCCTTGAAAAAGGCCTGCCCGGACAAGGCGTTTTATCCGGCCTCGCCGGCCATGGTGTGCCAGGATATGAAAAAGATAACACTCGAGGATGTGCTCAGGTGTCTCGAATATATGGAAGGAGAGGTCAAGGTCCCCGAAGATATCCGGAAACCCGCCTTCAGCGCGGTTAAACGGATGGTTGACCTGGCCAGGTAA
- a CDS encoding outer membrane lipoprotein carrier protein LolA gives MINYLSFNHNRGIILLVSAILLLWGCRLHAESQLPLDEIVKKVEQHYSASGFHARFDQQSTIKAMQITDTATGRIYVKRPDKMRWEYDFPEKQTVVTDGRTLWIYRPEDNQVMVGKAPEYFGGGKGASFLSDIKTIRTHFSISLEKPDDRYYQLKLIPRQTGYDLTSIGLSVSKDTFDIVEIITLNSYLDRTRISLTHIAFDDTLNDSLFTLIIPEGTDVLELEE, from the coding sequence ATGATAAATTATCTGTCATTTAACCATAACCGGGGTATTATCCTGTTGGTCAGTGCAATCTTGCTTTTGTGGGGCTGCCGGCTGCATGCGGAATCCCAGCTTCCATTGGATGAGATTGTCAAAAAGGTGGAGCAGCACTATTCTGCTTCCGGGTTCCATGCGCGTTTTGATCAGCAGTCGACTATAAAGGCGATGCAGATCACCGATACAGCCACCGGCAGAATATATGTCAAACGGCCCGACAAGATGCGTTGGGAGTACGATTTTCCGGAGAAGCAGACGGTCGTGACAGATGGCAGGACCCTCTGGATCTACCGTCCTGAAGACAATCAGGTCATGGTCGGCAAGGCGCCGGAGTATTTCGGGGGGGGGAAGGGCGCCAGCTTTTTATCTGATATCAAGACCATCCGGACCCATTTTTCCATTTCGCTGGAAAAACCGGATGACCGTTATTATCAGCTCAAGCTGATCCCCAGGCAGACCGGATATGATCTGACCTCGATCGGGTTGTCGGTTTCAAAAGATACATTCGATATCGTGGAGATCATTACCCTGAATTCCTATCTGGACCGGACCCGGATCAGCCTGACTCATATTGCGTTTGACGATACCCTGAACGATTCATTGTTTACGTTAATCATCCCCGAGGGAACCGATGTCCTGGAACTTGAAGAATAA